The following nucleotide sequence is from Patescibacteria group bacterium.
AAAAGTAAAACATAAATTAAAGGGCTTTCAAACTGGGCAAGAAATAACAAAACGGCCCCAGGCCCCTCCTTTTGGGCTAAAATGTTGAGTCCGTGTTTTTTTCTCAATTCCAAAACTTGGTTTTGAGTCAAACCTGAAAATCTAGTCATTCTACACATTATTATAAACGAATTTTTGGATAAAAACCAATAAATTTAAAGAGCAAAATGGATTACTAAATACAAAACTGCCATTCCTAAAATTGTCATAAAGGTTGTCCAAATTGTGGGATGACGATGGTGGCTTTCTGGAATTAGATCAGAAGCACCAACATAAAAGAACAATCCCGTGAAAATAGCCAAAATTAAACCTAAAATTGATTCGGAAATAGTTATAAATAAAGTCATAAATATGCCCACAGCTGGTGCTAAAGCATTTAAAACCAACCAAGAGATTGCTTCTTTCCGATGGCCTTTATTTTTCAGAATCATACTTACTGAATTAATTCCATCAGAAAAGGAATGAGATAAAACTGCGGCTGCGACAACCCAACCTACGGCCGGTGAGACTTTAAAGGCCATGCCAATACCAAAACCATCTAAAAAGCTATGAAACGATAAAGTCGCCGCCCCAAGCTTGCCGCGATGACTTGGTTTTTCGCAATCATCTTTTTGGTGCACATGCAAAGAAAAGGCACGGTCTAAAATCATATATAATGAAAAGCCTATCGCCATAAAAAGTGCCACAAAATTAAAGCTATAATCTTTGGTAGCCAATTCGATCGACTCGGGTAATAAATCGAAAAAAGCCACGCCAATCACTGCGCCAGCGGAAAAACCTAAAATTAGATGAAGCTTGTCTCGAAAACGAATTGCGAACAAGCCGCCTAGCAAGATGCTTAAAATTATAATTACGATGACTAATAAAATCATTTTCGACCCCTTTTTACCAACCTCTTATATCTTATTTTAACACAAAAAAGGGCATTAAAGGGATTTAATCATATCAAATCACTCCAATGTCCTTAATTTCAATTAAATTATTTTTCAGAAATTTTTTCAATTTCACTAATTTTCCAACGGTTGCTTGCAAGGCTTAATCTAAACTTCCAAATTACTTCTTTGGGAGCAGTATAAAACTCGCCCTTAACCTTAACAAGGGCTTCGTTTTCAATAGCCACTTCGGAAATAATTGAGTAACTTTTTGGCCCATTGGCAACTTGATAGCTTTTCGGCAAGGTTGGATTTTGGAAGGTGGGATTAACAATTAAATTTACTTTTTCAGGGACAACATAGCCCTTGGCCTTAACATAATCAACATTAGAATTTGGCAGACTGGCTAAAGTTAATTTCAAGAATGTTTCGACGGTTTGTGCGGGGGTTAGGGTTGGTTTTAAAGGATTATTTTCAGATTCTTGGGAAGTTGAAATGCGACTGAAGCAAACTTTTTGCCAACAATAAAATCCCAAAGTTGTTAATATCGCTAAAACAGAAAAAATAATAACAATAATCAAGAAAAACTTAAAGCGACGATTTTTTTTAGATTGTGCCATCATCTCTCCCAAATTTTGGTTATTGAGTTAATTGAAAGGTATTTGCAGAATCAATTGACCAATCCCAGTCTTGACGATATCCTTGGCCATCTTCTCGCCAAATCCACCATTCGATTCCATCTACATCAATAAAAGCGCCGGGCGGTGCCCAAGACAAACCATTATGCCAAGTATCTCTGACGGCATAAAATTGATTATTACTTTGGTCCACATAATAGCCAAAGGCAACCACCGAATGACCAACCACGCCATCAGGTGAATCTGCAAAGACACTGAACATTACCGGTCTGTCAGCATCAATTTCGCTTTTAAAATTATCATAAGTATAATTATCGTAAAAAATATCCTTAAGTGTGGCAGTGTTCTGATAAGCTTCTTTTAATGGGCTTGGCAAGGCTGGATCATCCCAAGCGGCATAATCATGCAAACCTGGCGCGGCCATTGAGGTGTATGTCAAATAACCAACTGTCTGCATAAAATCTGCTAATGATTGCGGATTATGACCCACATAAGTATTTCCAGCATCGACAAAAGCCTGACTCGCCACCATCGCTTGAGTCCTTGCATTCCAAACATTGGCATCGCCAATAAATAGATTTTGATATTGCGAAAATTGGTCCCAATATGCAATCATATTTCCACCAGAAGTTGGGGTGCAACCATGATACCAAGGATAATCAGTCATACCAGATAGAACTTTTTTGTTTTGTCCTGAACACCCTTCATCAACTAAACCCGAACAATTATCGTCAATACCATTTGAACAAGTCTCAGTGACTCCAGGATGTATCGAAGCGTTATTGTCATTGCAGTCATTGCCCCCTTCACCAGCTGAGCCATAATTATCACTGTCAGCATCAATAATGGTATTTAAAACATACCATCTTTGAGAAGTAGTGCTTATTACTCTAACTAATGAAATTTCGTCATGATTATCACCTTTAAAATCGCCGAGATACCAAACATCTCTCGAATTACCAAAATCCGCAGCCCAAATTTTTAAGTTTTCGAAAACAACACCGTTTGAATAAAAAATATACCATCTTTTAACAATACTGCTCACGTTTCGAACCATGACCAAATCTGAACGATTGTCTTTATTGAAATCTCCCACAAACCATGAGTCACCTAAATTGCCAAAATCCGGTGCCCAGATAGTGGGAGCTAAAAAACTGGTTCCAGACGATAGCGAAATATACCATCTTTGAACTCCAGCACTGACATTTCGCACCAGGGCTAAATCTGAGCGGCTGTCAGCGTTGAAATCTCCCGCAAACCATTTATCGCCTAAATTGCCAAAGTCGGGAGCCCAAATAGCGGCGGTGCCAAAATCTGAACCTGATGATAAAATTGTATACCATTTTTGGGTGCCGGCGCTGATATTTTTTACCAAAGCTAAATCTGAGCGGCTATCAGCGTTGAAATCGCCGACAAACCATTTGTCACCTAAATTGCCAAAATCCGCTTCCCAAATTGCGGCCGCGCCAAATTCAGTACCGGTTGAGGGTAAAACATACCAGCGTTGTGCGGCTGAGGAAACATTTCGCACTAAAGCTAAATCATCCTTGCCGTCCCCGGTAAAATCTCCCACAAACCAGGAATCACCTAAGTTGCCAAAATCCGCTTCCCAAATTGCGGCCGCGCCAAAACTTGTCCCAGTTGATAATTTAACATACCAACGTTGGGTAGAAATGGAAACATTTTTAACAAAAGCCAAATCATCTTTGCCGTCTCCGGAAAAATCACCCACAAACCAGAAATCTTGGGAGGTATTTGCCGAGTTTGACCAGACTGGAGCTGCTCCAGAAAGAGCAGATGCCAAAGTGCCAGCTTCTAATTTTTGGACAATCCGAGGCAGGACAAATTTTAAACATTTATCCAAATATAAATATTCAATCGCAAAAACGACCACTAAAAGCAAAAAAATGATGGTTAATTTTGAGAAACGATTTGTCTTATTATCCTTGGATTTCATTGATTCGGTAATTAAATAGAACCAGATTTCAATATATATCTTAATTTAATTGTATGTTATTCAAATCACCTGTCAAGTTGAGATAAATTTGTGATTTTTAACATATCAATCAAATAATTTTTGGGTTAAAATGGAGTTAATAATAATATTTGGAGGTAAAATGGCGGAAAATGAAATCGGAATGGGCTCAGATAAAAAAGGCTCATACTACCATAAAAGGCCAGTCTGGCAATGGATTTTAATTTATTTGATAGCGGCTGGCGTGATTTACTATTTGGTTTATTTGCTCTTTTTTAATAATAAAATTAGCTACTAAAAATAAAAAAAGCCGCGAATTGGGCAAAAGTTGGTGTGCCTAATTGCGGCTGGTTGGATTAAGGTTGTTGGTGTTCTAATGTTTTGATACGGAGTTTCTTGGTTTCTTGATCGAAT
It contains:
- a CDS encoding ZIP family metal transporter is translated as MILLVIVIIILSILLGGLFAIRFRDKLHLILGFSAGAVIGVAFFDLLPESIELATKDYSFNFVALFMAIGFSLYMILDRAFSLHVHQKDDCEKPSHRGKLGAATLSFHSFLDGFGIGMAFKVSPAVGWVVAAAVLSHSFSDGINSVSMILKNKGHRKEAISWLVLNALAPAVGIFMTLFITISESILGLILAIFTGLFFYVGASDLIPESHHRHPTIWTTFMTILGMAVLYLVIHFAL
- a CDS encoding MopE-related protein → MKSKDNKTNRFSKLTIIFLLLVVVFAIEYLYLDKCLKFVLPRIVQKLEAGTLASALSGAAPVWSNSANTSQDFWFVGDFSGDGKDDLAFVKNVSISTQRWYVKLSTGTSFGAAAIWEADFGNLGDSWFVGDFTGDGKDDLALVRNVSSAAQRWYVLPSTGTEFGAAAIWEADFGNLGDKWFVGDFNADSRSDLALVKNISAGTQKWYTILSSGSDFGTAAIWAPDFGNLGDKWFAGDFNADSRSDLALVRNVSAGVQRWYISLSSGTSFLAPTIWAPDFGNLGDSWFVGDFNKDNRSDLVMVRNVSSIVKRWYIFYSNGVVFENLKIWAADFGNSRDVWYLGDFKGDNHDEISLVRVISTTSQRWYVLNTIIDADSDNYGSAGEGGNDCNDNNASIHPGVTETCSNGIDDNCSGLVDEGCSGQNKKVLSGMTDYPWYHGCTPTSGGNMIAYWDQFSQYQNLFIGDANVWNARTQAMVASQAFVDAGNTYVGHNPQSLADFMQTVGYLTYTSMAAPGLHDYAAWDDPALPSPLKEAYQNTATLKDIFYDNYTYDNFKSEIDADRPVMFSVFADSPDGVVGHSVVAFGYYVDQSNNQFYAVRDTWHNGLSWAPPGAFIDVDGIEWWIWREDGQGYRQDWDWSIDSANTFQLTQ